A single Ziziphus jujuba cultivar Dongzao chromosome 11, ASM3175591v1 DNA region contains:
- the LOC107432391 gene encoding guanylate kinase 2, whose protein sequence is MGEAPAFLADELQKGFPNGLDLKSNGCETSIVIGQKTYVIGETSDESTLSIGVQIFDQCSGEWVYPTVLGTKPKPSKGHSAVVLNEERILIIKKGSNSDDCAWFLEVDTQYVRQQRKILGTEVVAWSKGVSGNAEKPVVISGPSGVGKGTLISMLMKEFPTMFGFSVSHTTRAPRGMENDGVHYHFTERSVMEKEIKDGKFLEFASVHGNLYGTSVEAVEVVADEGKRCILDIDVQGARSVRASSIEAVFIFVSPPSMAELEKRLRARGTETEEQILKRLRNSKAEIEQGRSSGIFDHFLFNDNLEECYASLKKLLGLDETVYTFPESTPKTVDLPTFRSISKIGNKVIINCRTPDLEKVSKNLIALDVSSIKGGAPGRTRGLDIYTMDSLLDGLDANNQLS, encoded by the exons ATG GGAGAAGCGCCGGCTTTTTTGGCTGATGAGCTGCAGAAGGGATTTCCAAATGGGTTGGATTTGAAATCAAACGGCTGTGAAACATCCATCGTCATCGGCCAGAAAACA TACGTGATTGGTGAAACCTCTGATGAGTCaacattatcaattggagttcaaatttttgACCAATGTAGTGGTGAATG gGTATATCCTACTGTTTTGGGGACAAAACCCAAGCCAAGCAAAGGCCATTCAGCAGTAGTTCTAAATGAAGAGAGAATATTGATTATTAAGAAGGGTTCCAATTCAGATGATTGTGCTTGGTTTCTTGAG GTGGATACTCAATATGTTAGGCAGCAAAGAAAGATTTTGGGTACTGAGGTTGTTGCTTGGAGCAAGGGTGTTAGTGGTAATGCTGAGAAGCCAGTAGTTATAAGTGGTCCCTCTGGAGTAGGTAAGGGTACATTGATCTCCATGCTCATGAAAGAATTCCCAACCATGTTTGGGTTCTCTGTGAGTCACACAACCCGTGCTCCGAGGGGCATGGAAAATGATGGGGTCCATTATCATTTCACCGAGCGCAGTGTAATGGAGAAAGAGATCAAAGATGGAAAATTCCTTGAATTTGCTTCTGTCCATGGTAATCTTTATGGTACCAGTGTTGAAGCAGTTGAAGTGGTTGCTGACGAAGGGAAG AGATGCATTCTAGACATTGATGTTCAAGGGGCAAGGTCAGTGAGGGCTAGTTCAATTGAGGCTGTATTTATCTTTGTAAGCCCGCCCTCAATGGCAGAGCTTGAGAAGCGCCTTCGTGCAAG GGGAACCGAGACAGAGGAACAGATCCTAAAGCGACTCCGAAACTCTAAGGCAGAAATTGAGCAAGGGCGGTCATCAGGCATCTTTGATCATTTCTTGTTTAATGATAATCTTGAAGAGTGTTATGCTAGTCTGAAG AAACTCTTAGGACTTGATGAAACTGTCTATACTTTCCCTGAATCAA CACCTAAAACGGTTGATCTCCCCACATTTCGTTCGATATCCAAAATTGGTAACAAAGTCATCATAAACTGCAGAACTCCTGATCTTGAAAAAGTATCAAAGAACTT GATTGCGCTAGATGTATCGTCGATCAAAGGAGGTGCACCGGGGCGGACAAGAGGTCTTGACATTTATACCATGGACTCATTATTGGATGGCCTGGATGCGAACAATCAACTTAGCTGA
- the LOC107432355 gene encoding nuclear transcription factor Y subunit A-4 isoform X2 — protein sequence MPPTMNHEYLAPPTQLELHSHSIGRASYPYSDPYYGGILSSYGPHAMSQNLGIHSARMALPLDMAEEPVYVNAKQYHGILRRRQSRAKAELEKKFIRARKPYLHESRHLHAMRRARGCGGRFLNTRKVDSNAANATPRKGMADSVSLCAENVSSTFSGNADSSNSENCEITEHHKQQQMHPYKAYSNNNGNSFYLHHHGFQLPPYHFSSDHDHRLIGDGELSGKQRERPLVSGTNRALTIK from the exons GGCCGTGCATCATATCCGTATTCTGATCCATACTACGGGGGAATCTTGTCTTCTTATGGACCTCACGCTATG TCGCAGAATCTTGGAATACATTCAGCTAGAATGGCGTTACCACTTGACATGGCAGAGGAACCTGTTTATGTCAATGCCAAGCAGTACCACGGAATTCTCAGGCGAAGACAGTCACGTGCCAAGGCAGAGCTGGAAAAGAAGTTCATAAGAGCTCGAAAG CCTTATCTTCATGAGTCTCGCCATTTGCATGCCATGAGAAGAGCAAGAGGTTGTGGAGGACGTTTTCTGAACACTAGAAAGGTCGATAGCAACGCTGCCAATGCCACACCTCGAAAGGGCATGGCCGACTCTGTTTCACTATGCGCAGAAAATGTGTCTTCAACCTTTTCTGGTAATGCAGATTCATCCAATTCTGAGAATTGTGAAATAACTGAGCACCACAAGCAGCAGCAAATGCACCCATATAAGGCATACTCGAACAACAATGGCAATAGCTTCTATTTACACCACCATGGATTCCAGTTACCTCCATATCACTTCTCATCGGATCATGATCATAGATTAATAGGCGATGGAGAGTTGTCGGGGAAACAGCGCGAAAGACCTTTAGTGAGTGGAACTAATAGAGCTCTAACCATCAAGTAA